One part of the Stigmatopora argus isolate UIUO_Sarg chromosome 8, RoL_Sarg_1.0, whole genome shotgun sequence genome encodes these proteins:
- the LOC144079024 gene encoding serine protease 57-like, producing MGVFLGFPGVDCTHIVGGRDAPPHSRPYMASLQLQGQHICGGSLIKEDFVLTAAHCMVQSPLTVVLGVDYLDKNESTKQVFTIIRYIPHPDYDRHRNDIMLLKLNGSATLTDAVQLIAPKRRRVGRRSSCITAGWGDIGDNMTLSNTLQEVNVTLLSQRTCRRRWPSAPIFRSMVCGTGSRAFQGFCSGDSGGPLICGNETAGVASFSGQRCGNPRTPDVYMRVSSFIDWISSVLNSNSIHERQDVQNNYI from the exons atggGAGTGTTTTTGGGGTTTCCAGGTGTCGATTGTACTCACATTGTTGGAGGCAGAGACGCTCCACCACACTCGAGGCCGTACATGGCATCGCTGCAGTTGCAAGGCCAGCACATCTGCGGAGGGTCGCTGATCAAGGAAGACTTTGTCCTCACAGCTGCACACTGCATGGTACAAAG CCCACTTACTGTAGTGCTAGGGGTTGACTACCTTGACAAAAACGAGTCTACCAAGCAGGTTTTCACCATCATCAGATACATTCCGCATCCTGACTACGATCGCCATAGAAATGACATCATGCTCCTGAAG CTCAATGGCAGTGCCACACTGACCGACGCGGTGCAGCTGATCGCTCCCAAAAGACGGCGTGTTGGAAGACGAAGCAGCTGCATTACTGCCGGCTGGGGGGACATCGGTGATAACATGACGTTGTCGAATACTCTTCAGGAGGTCAACGTCACCCTGCTAAGTCAGCGCACCTGTCGGCGGCGATGGCCGTCGGCCCCCATCTTCAGGAGCATGGTGTGCGGAACCGGTTCTCGTGCCTTTCAAGGTTTCTGCTCG GGTGATTCTGGTGGTCCGTTGATCTGCGGCAATGAGACGGCAGGCGTGGCGTCGTTTTCAGGCCAACGCTGCGGAAACCCTAGGACCCCTGACGTCTATATGCGTGTGTCATCCTTCATTGACTGGATTTCTAGTGTTTTGAACAGCAATTCCATACATGAACGCCAAGATGTGCAAAATAATTACATCTAG
- the LOC144079025 gene encoding spindlin-1-like: protein MSKKRGRKRSIGELSDASSPDPNCILGVRIQHNWREKGNQSKWKGTVLDRLSVNPSLFMVKYDGFDCVYGIELFKDDRVSNLQVLSESVVNNRIKIPSGAEELVGKAVEHLFEKEDGEKNEWRGMVLSRAPIMTNWYYITYEKDPVLYMYQLWDDYADGDLRILPEAENKHLLPADRKPGEETESLVGKQVEYVTDKGIKRTGLVIYQVPAKPSVYYIKYDDDFHIHVYDLVKTT, encoded by the exons ATGTCGAAGAAAAGAGGCAG GAAACGAAGCATCGGAGAGCTGAGTGACGCCAGTAGCCCAGACCCAAACTGCATACTGGGTGTGCGAATTCAACACAACTGGCGCGAGAAGGGCAACCAGAGCAAATGGAAAGGAACTGTGCTAGACAGACTCAGCGTCAACCCATCGCTCTTCATGGTTAAGTACGATGGCTTCGATTGCGTCTACGGCATCGAGCTGTTCAAGGACGACCGAGTGTCCAACCTACAAGTCCTCTCGGAAAGTGTCG TAAACAACCGGATCAAGATCCCCTCAGGGGCCGAGGAGTTGGTGGGCAAAGCTGTAGAGCATCTCTTTGAAAAGGAGGATGGCGAGAAGAATGAGTGGCGAGGGATGGTGCTCTCCAGAGCCCCGATTATGACCAACTGGTATTATATCACTTATGAAAAGGACCCGGTTCTCTACATGTACCAACTGTGGGACGATTACGCCGACGGAGACCTTAGGATTCTGCCTGAAGCGG AAAACAAACACCTGCTGCCCGCCGACAGGAAACCTGGTGAAGAGACTGAGAGCCTGGTGGGCAAACAAGTGGAGTATGTGACTGATAAAGGCATCAAGAGGACCGGTCTGGTCATCTACCAGGTCCCTGCCAAGCCTTCGGTTTACTACATCAAATATGATGATGACTTTCACATCCACGTCTATGACCTGGTCAAAACCACCTAG
- the micos13 gene encoding MICOS complex subunit MIC13, giving the protein MAAKIFPVIKLATKVTIAGGALYVAYDSGLLCTSEQGFEALGRARAAIPPALEEWMKYFGLQAKLPTLPKVEFSPVMAWNSGVRSTISALSEAPRKASEYSTRSLQYIKDLTK; this is encoded by the exons ATGGCAGCAAAGATTTTCCCTGTCATCAA ACTAGCCACAAAAGTGACGATTGCAGGAGGAGCTCTTTACGTGGCTTATGACTCCGGGTTACTGTGCACCAGCGAGCAGGGATTTGAGGCTCTGGGGCGGGCCAGAGCTGCCATACCGCCCGCTTTGGAAGAGTGGATGAAGTACTTTGGACTGCAG GCCAAGCTTCCAACATTACCCAAGGTTGAATTCTCTCCAGTAATGGCCTGGAATTCTG GGGTCCGGTCTACCATTTCAGCTTTGTCGGAGGCCCCAAGAAAAGCAAGTGAATATTCCACCCGGAGCTTGCAATATATAAAAGACCTCACCAAGTGA